A genomic window from Syntrophus gentianae includes:
- the dnaB gene encoding replicative DNA helicase has protein sequence MKTSDIDVSLHRIPPQNREAEQSILGGILLDNESLHSVLETLKIPDFYSEAHRRIFSAILDLYDRNEPCDLITLSSILKDKNQLDNVGGMAYLASLVDNVPSSANITYYAKIVKEKSVLRSLIGTATEILNKSYDSANEVEEVLDSAEQAIFEISQHKIKPAFSPMRDIIKESFKTIEQLYERKASITGVPTGFERIDDLTSGLQNSDLIIIAGRPSMGKTAFALSIASFVAMDAAIPVAIFSLEMSKEQLALRMLASEAKVDSQRLRKGFLGETDWPKLANAAGRLADAPVFIDDTPAITVLEMKAKSRRLKAESGLGLILLDYLQLMRSGNSRESREQEISEISRSLKALAKELHVPVVALSQLNRKVEDRSDRRPQMADLRESGAIEQDADVIAFIYRDEVYNKSEDNPEKGLAEIIIGKQRNGPTGTVKLAFMEKYTTFENLARPDDLAS, from the coding sequence ATGAAAACCAGCGACATCGACGTTTCTCTCCATCGCATTCCCCCGCAGAATCGGGAGGCAGAGCAGTCCATTCTGGGGGGAATTCTCCTGGACAACGAGTCGCTGCACAGCGTGCTGGAAACCCTGAAAATTCCCGATTTCTACAGCGAGGCCCATCGTCGGATCTTTTCCGCAATCCTCGACCTTTACGATCGGAACGAACCCTGCGATCTAATCACCCTGAGCAGCATCCTCAAGGATAAAAACCAGTTGGATAACGTGGGAGGCATGGCCTATCTTGCCTCCCTCGTGGATAACGTCCCCTCCTCGGCCAATATCACCTATTACGCAAAAATTGTTAAGGAAAAGTCCGTTCTCCGGTCTCTGATCGGCACCGCGACGGAAATCCTGAACAAGAGTTACGATTCGGCCAACGAAGTCGAAGAGGTTCTGGATTCCGCCGAACAGGCCATCTTTGAAATTTCCCAGCACAAAATCAAGCCGGCCTTCTCGCCCATGCGGGATATCATCAAGGAGAGCTTCAAAACCATTGAACAGCTTTACGAACGTAAAGCCTCCATCACGGGGGTTCCCACGGGTTTTGAGCGGATCGATGACTTGACCTCGGGCCTGCAGAATTCGGATCTGATTATCATCGCCGGGCGGCCCAGCATGGGAAAAACCGCCTTTGCCCTGAGCATCGCCTCCTTTGTCGCCATGGATGCGGCCATCCCGGTCGCCATCTTTTCCCTGGAAATGTCCAAGGAACAACTGGCCCTCCGCATGCTCGCCTCCGAAGCCAAAGTGGATTCCCAGCGTCTACGGAAGGGCTTTCTCGGCGAAACGGACTGGCCCAAGCTGGCCAACGCCGCCGGACGCCTTGCCGACGCCCCCGTCTTTATCGACGACACCCCGGCGATCACGGTTCTGGAAATGAAGGCCAAATCAAGGCGGCTCAAGGCGGAGTCCGGTCTGGGACTGATCCTGCTGGATTATCTGCAGCTGATGCGCAGCGGAAATTCCCGAGAATCCCGGGAACAGGAAATCTCGGAAATCAGCCGCTCCCTCAAGGCCCTCGCCAAAGAACTCCATGTTCCGGTTGTGGCCCTCTCGCAGCTCAATCGCAAGGTTGAAGACCGCTCCGATCGCCGCCCCCAGATGGCGGACCTCCGGGAATCCGGGGCCATCGAACAGGACGCGGACGTCATTGCCTTTATTTATCGGGATGAAGTTTATAACAAGTCGGAAGACAACCCGGAAAAGGGCCTTGCGGAAATCATCATCGGCAAGCAGCGAAACGGCCCGACAGGCACGGTCAAGCTTGCCTTTATGGAAAAATATACCACCTTTGAAAATCTTGCCCGGCCCGACGACCTGGCTTCTTAA
- the rpsR gene encoding 30S ribosomal protein S18, protein MAAYERRPRPSGPRKKFFHRRKYCKFCSDSTIKIDYKRPDLLHDYVTERGKIMPRRITGSCSKHQRELTQAIKRARTIALLPFVVTEGR, encoded by the coding sequence ATGGCAGCATACGAAAGACGCCCCAGGCCGTCAGGACCCCGGAAGAAGTTTTTTCACCGTCGGAAATATTGTAAATTCTGCTCGGATTCAACAATCAAGATCGATTACAAGCGACCGGATCTCCTTCACGATTATGTCACGGAGCGCGGCAAGATCATGCCCCGCCGGATTACGGGAAGCTGCTCCAAGCATCAGAGGGAGTTGACCCAGGCCATCAAACGGGCAAGGACCATCGCCCTTCTGCCCTTCGTCGTCACGGAAGGCCGGTAA
- the rplI gene encoding 50S ribosomal protein L9, whose translation MKVILKENVETLGKAGDILKVADGFARNFLIPKGMAAEANVRNIKALEHNKQNIIRKAEKERKLHEGMAASLAGVTCSISRRVGEQDKLFGSVTAKDIEESLLAQDIKIDRKALVLDEPIKAIGEFPIVVKLGGGVTAEIKVNVIPEQA comes from the coding sequence ATGAAAGTCATTTTGAAAGAAAATGTCGAAACGCTTGGAAAAGCAGGAGATATTCTTAAGGTTGCCGATGGTTTCGCCCGCAACTTCTTGATTCCCAAGGGAATGGCCGCAGAGGCGAATGTGCGGAATATCAAAGCTCTGGAACACAACAAGCAGAACATTATCCGCAAGGCGGAAAAAGAAAGAAAGCTCCATGAAGGCATGGCCGCGAGCCTTGCCGGCGTTACCTGTTCGATTTCCCGCCGTGTGGGGGAACAGGATAAACTTTTCGGTTCCGTTACGGCAAAGGATATTGAAGAGTCTCTGCTTGCCCAGGATATCAAGATCGACCGGAAAGCCCTCGTCCTTGACGAACCGATCAAGGCAATCGGCGAATTCCCCATCGTCGTCAAACTGGGCGGCGGTGTTACCGCTGAAATCAAGGTCAACGTGATCCCGGAACAGGCATAG
- the rpsF gene encoding 30S ribosomal protein S6, which produces MRRYETVVIAQANLPEDDLTGLIDRYSSIITDRKGAVVKVDRWGVRKLAYDIKKQTRGTYVLYDFAATSDAVAEMERNLKIDDNVLKFMTIMTDPDTTPEKIMKEIEALVKKDEVVEKAEASAEPTSETSGSAPSAEAGESAGSSASPATAEEK; this is translated from the coding sequence TTGAGAAGGTATGAAACAGTCGTCATCGCCCAGGCAAATCTTCCTGAAGATGATCTGACGGGTTTGATCGATCGGTACAGTTCCATCATCACCGACCGGAAAGGCGCCGTCGTCAAGGTGGACCGTTGGGGAGTGAGGAAACTGGCGTATGACATCAAGAAACAGACGCGGGGAACCTATGTGCTCTATGACTTCGCCGCAACGAGCGATGCGGTGGCGGAAATGGAGCGAAATCTCAAGATCGATGACAATGTCCTGAAATTTATGACGATCATGACGGATCCGGATACAACGCCTGAAAAAATCATGAAGGAAATCGAAGCTCTGGTGAAAAAGGATGAAGTGGTGGAAAAGGCCGAAGCTTCTGCAGAACCCACATCCGAAACATCAGGCAGCGCTCCGTCGGCAGAAGCCGGTGAATCCGCCGGGAGCAGTGCATCACCGGCTACCGCAGAAGAGAAATAA
- the rpoH gene encoding RNA polymerase sigma factor RpoH — MKLPAIAGTLEVYMAEINRFPVLSVEEEFRYAIDWQKNGNMESAEKLVVSNLRFVVKIAHEYRNYGVKLADLIQEGNIGLMHAIKKFDPYKGYRLISYAVWWIRAYIQNYIIKTWSLVKIGTTQAQRKLFFKLNQTKKDIQALSLKNPEFREIADSLGVREDEVEEMDVRMSNRDLSLDMAISEDGGTSHMDYLTYTGEDQETALIRKQETEMVQKNISGALSVLNEKEMYIILHRVMADDPKTLQEIGDFYHITRERARQIEKQALKKLRLALPYLGEEQKLLGTGN, encoded by the coding sequence TTGAAACTGCCTGCGATTGCCGGCACCCTTGAAGTTTACATGGCGGAGATCAACAGGTTCCCCGTCCTGTCGGTGGAAGAGGAATTCCGGTATGCCATTGACTGGCAGAAAAATGGGAATATGGAGTCCGCTGAAAAACTGGTGGTTTCCAATCTGCGCTTTGTGGTGAAGATTGCTCACGAATATCGGAATTATGGCGTCAAACTGGCCGATCTCATTCAGGAGGGCAATATCGGCCTGATGCACGCGATTAAAAAATTCGATCCCTACAAAGGTTACCGGCTGATTTCTTATGCGGTCTGGTGGATTCGGGCGTATATTCAGAATTACATCATTAAAACCTGGAGTCTGGTCAAGATCGGGACGACTCAGGCCCAAAGAAAACTTTTTTTCAAACTGAATCAGACAAAGAAGGATATCCAGGCGTTATCTCTAAAAAATCCTGAATTCCGGGAGATTGCGGACTCTCTTGGCGTAAGGGAAGATGAGGTCGAAGAGATGGATGTCCGCATGAGCAACCGGGACCTGTCCCTGGATATGGCCATCAGCGAGGATGGGGGGACGTCCCACATGGATTATCTGACTTATACCGGCGAGGACCAGGAAACCGCCCTGATTCGCAAGCAGGAAACGGAGATGGTGCAGAAGAACATCTCAGGCGCCCTTTCCGTTCTGAACGAAAAGGAGATGTACATCATTTTGCATCGCGTCATGGCCGACGATCCCAAAACCCTTCAGGAGATCGGCGATTTCTATCACATCACACGGGAACGGGCGCGGCAGATTGAAAAGCAGGCCTTGAAGAAACTCCGCCTCGCCCTGCCTTACCTGGGGGAGGAGCAGAAGCTGCTGGGGACGGGAAATTAA
- a CDS encoding YybS family protein, giving the protein MAGLLNIKGERKDIIGRDFLAGIVVSSLLFLLAAAFPFSGSFLFFLAPLPIIFYYSKLGRLLGLLMVVGTLSGVVAALKAMGSGEYAPLFGLLGFLGVAIAEVLRRKFSIEQAILASLAAMSIPVLSLIAYSIFRTGEAPWWIAEPYLVQTILENAKLYGEMGVPAEQISLIRDNAPKIARLFINILPALSLISVALCIWLNMLATRAIFYRQSLYFPDFGDLARWKAPEKLVWIVIGSGGTLLIPNDTAFYVGLNVLLICLFVYLLQGLAIVSYFFRTRNIPILLRSIFYALLIFQQALVLLVIALGLFDLWFDFRKFNKTMNGSTA; this is encoded by the coding sequence GTGGCGGGTTTGTTAAATATAAAGGGAGAAAGGAAGGATATCATCGGCAGGGATTTTCTGGCGGGCATTGTCGTATCGTCACTGTTGTTTCTTTTAGCGGCGGCCTTCCCCTTTTCCGGCTCCTTTCTCTTTTTTCTTGCACCCCTGCCCATCATCTTTTATTATTCCAAACTCGGCAGGCTGCTTGGCCTGCTTATGGTTGTGGGAACTCTTTCCGGCGTCGTGGCCGCCCTGAAGGCGATGGGTTCGGGGGAATACGCCCCGCTTTTTGGTCTGCTCGGTTTTCTGGGAGTTGCGATTGCCGAGGTTTTAAGAAGAAAGTTCTCCATCGAACAGGCGATCCTCGCTTCCCTTGCCGCCATGAGTATCCCGGTCCTGAGCCTGATCGCCTACTCGATCTTCAGAACAGGCGAAGCACCCTGGTGGATCGCTGAGCCTTACCTTGTCCAGACCATTCTGGAAAATGCAAAGCTCTACGGGGAAATGGGCGTTCCTGCCGAGCAGATCAGCCTGATCCGGGACAATGCGCCGAAGATCGCCCGTTTGTTCATCAACATACTGCCTGCTCTCAGCCTGATCAGTGTCGCTCTTTGCATCTGGCTGAACATGCTGGCCACCAGGGCGATTTTTTACCGCCAGAGTCTTTATTTCCCCGATTTCGGCGACCTCGCCAGATGGAAGGCGCCGGAAAAGCTGGTATGGATAGTGATCGGAAGCGGAGGGACGCTGTTGATCCCCAACGACACAGCCTTCTATGTCGGGCTGAATGTCCTTCTTATCTGTCTTTTTGTTTATCTGCTTCAGGGACTGGCGATTGTCAGTTATTTCTTTCGAACAAGGAACATTCCCATTCTCCTGAGGTCCATATTTTACGCCTTGCTCATTTTCCAGCAGGCTCTGGTTCTTCTGGTCATCGCCCTTGGTCTCTTCGATCTCTGGTTTGACTTCAGAAAATTCAACAAAACGATGAACGGTTCCACGGCTTGA